In Paenibacillus sp. FSL R7-0345, a single window of DNA contains:
- a CDS encoding FtsQ-type POTRA domain-containing protein, with protein sequence MPKTRLPRLKEDKPVKKMSRKITAVLLLLFLALLAVIFFRSSVSRITEINFQGNKYASREELLERSGLVIGGQFFAASAGSVEESLKGLKTVQEATVVKKFPGIVNVTIEEYPAVAYELDQQGTLEAILSSGAAVKVNETGIAVEKPILTGWKEEDPYKTKLSQALAEIPNELTSDISEIVPSPTLSFPDRIKLYTRSHFEVITAISLLKDKVEYLNQVIETEEPGLIKMLEADTYVPFVADDEDAGDTQE encoded by the coding sequence ATGCCTAAAACCCGACTTCCTCGTCTAAAAGAGGACAAGCCTGTTAAAAAAATGAGCCGTAAAATTACGGCTGTCCTGCTGCTGCTGTTTTTGGCGCTGCTGGCCGTTATCTTTTTCCGCTCATCCGTCAGCCGCATCACGGAAATCAATTTTCAGGGTAACAAATATGCATCCAGGGAAGAACTGCTGGAGAGAAGCGGCCTCGTAATCGGCGGACAGTTCTTCGCAGCCTCGGCTGGTTCTGTGGAAGAATCGCTGAAGGGGCTAAAAACCGTCCAGGAGGCCACAGTGGTTAAGAAATTCCCCGGAATTGTTAATGTTACTATTGAAGAGTATCCGGCTGTAGCCTACGAACTGGATCAACAGGGGACCTTAGAGGCCATACTGTCCAGCGGAGCTGCAGTTAAGGTAAATGAGACCGGGATTGCGGTGGAGAAGCCTATTTTGACCGGCTGGAAGGAAGAAGACCCATATAAGACCAAGCTGAGCCAGGCATTAGCGGAGATTCCCAATGAATTGACCAGCGATATCTCCGAGATCGTGCCTTCGCCGACTTTATCCTTTCCGGACCGGATTAAGCTGTACACCCGTTCGCATTTCGAGGTGATTACCGCAATCTCTCTGCTTAAAGATAAGGTAGAATACCTGAATCAGGTAATAGAGACCGAGGAGCCCGGACTAATCAAAATGCTGGAGGCTGATACGTATGTGCCCTTCGTAGCTGATGATGAGGACGCAGGTGACACACAAGAGTAA
- the murA gene encoding UDP-N-acetylglucosamine 1-carboxyvinyltransferase — translation MDKLVIEGGSPLSGTIRIHGAKNAALPILAASLLAEGVHSLHNVPKLLDIETMLNILGRLGCRAVHEEETVTMDTSTLSTSHVPEDLMRQMRSSIFLMGPLLARFGEVTIYQPGGCAIGERKIDLHLQGLKLLGAEIEESNGRISCRAGRLKGSDIHLDYPSVGATENIMMAAAMAEGTTTISGAAREPEIQDLQNFLNAMGAQIIGAGTDTITIRGVEKLYSCTYEVIPDRIVAGTVMIAAAATRGSVTLTHTNAGHLSSLIHVLRRAGVQITVCNDIINVSCMGRPRAVERIVTSPYPSFPTDLQSQVMVLLSLADGFSVIKETVFEGRFKHVEEMARMGADISTDLNRAFIRGVQRLYGATVEATDLRAGAALVIAGLAAQGTTVVEQAHHIDRGYDGIELLFQKLGARISRKVPVPGPFDLAN, via the coding sequence TTGGACAAATTGGTGATTGAGGGTGGAAGTCCCCTGTCAGGCACCATACGTATCCATGGAGCAAAAAATGCGGCACTGCCGATCCTGGCGGCAAGCCTGCTGGCCGAAGGAGTTCACTCACTGCATAATGTGCCGAAGCTGCTGGACATCGAGACGATGCTGAATATTTTGGGACGGCTGGGCTGCAGGGCTGTGCATGAGGAAGAGACAGTAACAATGGATACGTCAACCTTAAGCACTTCCCATGTACCGGAGGATTTGATGCGGCAGATGCGTTCTTCCATTTTTCTGATGGGACCCTTATTGGCCAGATTCGGTGAGGTGACGATTTATCAGCCGGGCGGCTGTGCAATCGGGGAACGCAAGATTGACCTTCACCTGCAGGGACTGAAGCTGCTGGGGGCCGAGATTGAGGAGAGCAACGGGAGGATTTCCTGCCGGGCCGGCCGGCTGAAGGGGAGCGACATTCATCTTGATTATCCCAGTGTCGGGGCCACAGAGAATATTATGATGGCGGCGGCAATGGCTGAGGGAACGACTACAATATCGGGTGCGGCCAGAGAGCCGGAAATCCAGGATCTGCAGAATTTCCTGAATGCGATGGGTGCCCAGATTATCGGCGCAGGCACTGATACCATTACAATCCGCGGCGTCGAAAAGCTCTATTCTTGTACGTATGAGGTGATTCCTGACCGGATTGTCGCCGGAACGGTTATGATTGCCGCTGCAGCGACGCGCGGAAGTGTTACACTGACGCATACCAATGCCGGTCATTTATCCTCGCTCATCCACGTGCTGAGGCGTGCAGGTGTTCAAATCACAGTCTGCAATGATATAATTAATGTCAGCTGCATGGGGCGTCCACGTGCGGTAGAACGGATTGTGACTTCACCATACCCCTCTTTTCCAACAGATTTACAGTCTCAGGTGATGGTGCTGCTGTCGCTGGCCGACGGTTTCAGTGTTATCAAAGAGACGGTATTTGAGGGACGCTTCAAGCATGTGGAGGAGATGGCCCGCATGGGGGCGGATATTTCCACCGACCTGAACCGGGCATTTATCCGCGGTGTGCAGCGGCTGTACGGGGCTACGGTGGAGGCAACTGACCTGCGGGCGGGGGCTGCTCTGGTGATCGCCGGTCTCGCTGCCCAGGGAACTACTGTCGTTGAGCAGGCCCACCACATTGACCGCGGATATGACGGCATTGAGCTGCTGTTTCAGAAGCTGGGTGCACGCATCAGCCGCAAAGTACCTGTACCGGGTCCCTTTGATTTGGCCAATTAA
- the murG gene encoding undecaprenyldiphospho-muramoylpentapeptide beta-N-acetylglucosaminyltransferase: MRIVLSGGGTGGHIYPAVAVARQIEAEESGSAFLYIGGKRGLESRLVPQENLPFKAIDITGFRRKISMDNVKTIMRFLKGVKASKEMLREFKPDVVIGTGGYVCGPVVYAASRLGIPTLIHEQNAIPGLTNKFLSRYADTVAVSFEGTEPAFPGSKNVIYTGNPRATTVTAASPQRGYASLGIPEGSTVVLVVGGSGGARAINQAMIEMVPFVGKGNGVHYVYVTGESYFEETRKALRQKLGGEPSWLHVLPYVHNMPEVLACTSLIVNRAGASFLAEITALGIPSVLIPSPNVTNNHQEANARQLEREGAAVVLLEKDLNGKALYEAVQRIIGAESLRSSMAESSRRLGKRDSAALVVSELRRLAAKQKK; encoded by the coding sequence ATGCGTATCGTATTAAGCGGCGGAGGCACGGGCGGGCATATTTATCCCGCCGTTGCCGTCGCCAGACAGATTGAAGCGGAAGAGAGCGGATCGGCCTTTCTTTATATCGGCGGCAAACGCGGTCTGGAGAGCAGGCTGGTTCCCCAGGAGAATCTTCCATTTAAAGCTATTGATATTACCGGCTTCCGCCGGAAGATTTCCATGGACAACGTAAAGACAATCATGCGGTTTCTGAAAGGGGTCAAGGCCTCCAAGGAAATGCTGCGCGAGTTCAAACCGGATGTCGTTATCGGCACCGGAGGGTACGTGTGCGGACCTGTTGTTTATGCAGCTTCCCGTCTGGGAATTCCGACGCTGATCCATGAACAGAATGCGATTCCCGGACTGACGAACAAGTTTCTCAGCCGGTATGCCGATACGGTGGCCGTAAGCTTTGAAGGCACAGAACCTGCTTTTCCGGGCAGCAAAAACGTGATCTATACCGGGAATCCCCGTGCTACAACCGTAACTGCTGCCAGCCCGCAGCGCGGTTATGCCTCGTTGGGAATTCCGGAAGGAAGTACAGTGGTGCTTGTGGTGGGAGGCAGCGGCGGGGCCAGGGCGATCAATCAGGCAATGATTGAAATGGTACCATTTGTGGGTAAGGGTAATGGGGTTCATTACGTGTATGTAACAGGTGAGTCTTACTTTGAAGAAACCCGCAAGGCTCTGCGTCAGAAGCTCGGGGGAGAGCCAAGCTGGCTGCATGTGCTCCCTTATGTCCACAATATGCCTGAGGTGCTGGCATGCACCTCGCTGATTGTGAACCGGGCGGGCGCTTCCTTTCTGGCCGAGATTACGGCTTTGGGCATTCCTTCCGTCCTCATTCCGTCCCCTAATGTAACGAACAATCATCAGGAAGCGAATGCAAGACAGCTGGAACGCGAAGGGGCGGCTGTCGTGCTGCTGGAGAAGGATTTGAACGGTAAGGCCCTGTATGAAGCGGTACAGCGGATTATCGGGGCAGAATCACTGCGGAGCAGCATGGCGGAATCTTCCAGACGTCTGGGCAAAAGAGATTCCGCTGCGCTGGTCGTCAGCGAGCTGCGGCGGCTTGCCGCCAAACAGAAAAAGTAA
- the spoVE gene encoding stage V sporulation protein E has protein sequence MNKSRHAPDIWLLVPILVLLVIGMVMVYSAGSVLGFRNYGDSFYFVKRQLLFAGLGLVAMFVTANTDYLVLKKFARPALILCFILLVLVLIPGIGVVRGGARSWLGISSFGIQPSEFMKMGMILFLANWLGKDDYDISTFTRGLLPPLALIGSAFALIMLQPDLGTGTVMFGAALMMVFTAGARMKHLLSLGAVGVLGFAGLIAAAPYRLKRITAFLDPWSDPLGAGYQIIQSLYAIGPGGLGGLGLGMSRQKYSYVPEPQTDFIFSILAEELGFIGGIAVLILFLILIWRGMKVAMSLPDRFGSYLAVGIVSMVAVQVIINIGVVIGLMPVTGITLPLISYGGSSLTLMLTALGILLNLSRYAR, from the coding sequence ATGAACAAATCGCGTCATGCGCCTGACATCTGGCTGCTGGTTCCGATCCTTGTCCTGCTGGTCATCGGCATGGTAATGGTCTACAGCGCCGGGTCCGTGCTGGGCTTCCGCAATTATGGCGATTCGTTTTATTTTGTCAAAAGACAGCTGCTGTTTGCCGGACTTGGCCTCGTCGCGATGTTCGTAACCGCCAATACGGACTACCTGGTGCTGAAAAAATTTGCCCGGCCGGCCCTGATCCTCTGTTTTATCCTGCTCGTCCTGGTATTAATTCCGGGCATTGGAGTGGTCCGCGGCGGTGCACGGAGCTGGCTGGGGATCAGCAGCTTCGGTATTCAGCCTTCTGAGTTTATGAAGATGGGGATGATTCTGTTCCTGGCCAACTGGCTGGGCAAGGATGATTATGACATCTCCACCTTCACGCGCGGCCTGTTGCCGCCGCTCGCCCTGATCGGCTCGGCGTTCGCGCTGATTATGCTTCAGCCGGACCTTGGCACCGGCACCGTTATGTTCGGTGCGGCTCTGATGATGGTCTTTACAGCGGGCGCCCGGATGAAGCATCTGCTCTCGCTGGGGGCGGTTGGCGTGCTGGGCTTTGCCGGACTGATTGCCGCTGCGCCTTACCGGCTGAAGCGGATTACAGCCTTCCTGGATCCGTGGTCTGATCCGCTTGGCGCGGGATATCAGATCATCCAGTCGCTGTATGCGATCGGTCCCGGCGGCCTCGGCGGTCTCGGGCTCGGAATGAGCCGGCAGAAATACAGCTACGTACCGGAGCCGCAGACTGATTTTATTTTTTCCATTCTTGCTGAGGAGCTGGGCTTCATCGGGGGCATTGCCGTTCTGATCCTGTTCCTGATCCTGATCTGGCGGGGAATGAAGGTAGCTATGAGCCTGCCGGACCGGTTCGGCAGTTATCTGGCTGTAGGTATTGTCAGCATGGTGGCTGTGCAGGTCATTATTAATATTGGCGTGGTTATCGGTCTGATGCCTGTTACTGGCATTACCCTCCCGCTGATCAGCTATGGGGGTTCTTCACTGACCCTGATGCTCACAGCACTCGGCATCTTACTGAATCTATCCCGTTATGCGAGGTGA
- the murD gene encoding UDP-N-acetylmuramoyl-L-alanine--D-glutamate ligase produces the protein MKHPDEYKGKQVVVLGLAKSGVQVAKVLHERGAVVTVNDKKERDQSPEASELETLGISVICGGHPEGLIHEGVSLVVKNPGIPYSVPPVQQALELGIEIVTEVEVAYRICAAPMIGITGSNGKTTTTTWVGKMLDAAGMNPIVAGNIGTPLCQAAQEAGEDNWMVVELSSFQLKGTETFRPKVGALLNLAETHLDYHGGMEDYVASKAKLFANQGPEDTAVLNWDDPVCRELVPYIKASILPFSMSEKLVQGIFVRPSYVPDTEDDLERVIIYRDYSEHETEIAKVSSIGLPGRFNVENALAACGIAIAAGADPAVLAGVLASFRGVEHRLEYVAEKVGTAYYNNSKATNSKATTMALGSFKQPLVLIAGGLDRGSDYMELLPVLGGLKGIVVLGETRDKLAKVAAMAGVKHIISVDNGESAADVLQQAVREASLLTEPGEVVLLSPACASWDMFTSYEERGRIFKEAVHNL, from the coding sequence ATGAAGCATCCAGATGAATACAAAGGCAAACAAGTGGTCGTCCTGGGGCTCGCGAAAAGCGGCGTCCAGGTGGCCAAAGTGCTGCATGAGCGCGGTGCGGTTGTAACGGTCAATGACAAAAAGGAAAGAGATCAAAGTCCCGAAGCTTCCGAACTGGAAACTTTGGGAATTTCTGTTATATGCGGAGGGCATCCGGAAGGGCTGATTCATGAAGGTGTTAGCCTGGTGGTGAAGAATCCGGGAATCCCGTATTCGGTGCCTCCGGTGCAACAGGCACTGGAGCTCGGCATTGAAATTGTCACCGAGGTGGAGGTAGCCTACCGTATCTGCGCAGCGCCGATGATCGGGATTACCGGCTCCAACGGGAAGACAACCACGACTACCTGGGTAGGCAAAATGTTGGACGCCGCCGGAATGAATCCGATTGTTGCCGGCAATATCGGTACCCCGCTTTGCCAGGCCGCGCAAGAGGCCGGTGAGGATAACTGGATGGTTGTGGAGCTAAGCAGCTTCCAGCTGAAAGGAACTGAGACGTTCCGTCCGAAAGTAGGCGCCCTGCTGAACTTAGCCGAGACTCATCTGGACTATCACGGCGGCATGGAGGATTACGTAGCCTCCAAAGCGAAGCTGTTTGCCAACCAGGGTCCGGAAGATACGGCGGTGCTGAACTGGGATGACCCGGTTTGCCGCGAGCTGGTTCCTTACATCAAAGCGAGTATCCTGCCTTTCTCCATGAGTGAGAAGCTGGTCCAGGGGATCTTTGTCCGGCCTTCTTATGTACCGGATACCGAAGATGACCTGGAGCGGGTCATCATCTACCGCGATTACAGCGAGCATGAGACGGAAATTGCCAAGGTCAGCTCGATCGGCCTGCCTGGCCGCTTCAATGTAGAGAATGCGCTGGCAGCCTGCGGCATTGCCATTGCCGCAGGCGCTGATCCTGCGGTGCTGGCCGGGGTTCTGGCTTCATTCCGCGGCGTTGAGCACCGCCTGGAGTATGTCGCAGAGAAAGTGGGGACCGCCTACTATAACAACTCCAAAGCTACCAATTCCAAAGCGACCACAATGGCGCTGGGCTCCTTCAAGCAGCCGCTTGTGCTGATCGCCGGGGGCCTTGACCGCGGCTCCGATTATATGGAGCTGCTGCCTGTCCTCGGCGGACTGAAGGGGATTGTCGTCCTGGGTGAAACCAGGGACAAGCTGGCCAAAGTTGCCGCTATGGCAGGAGTAAAGCATATCATCTCCGTCGATAATGGGGAGAGCGCCGCCGACGTGCTGCAGCAGGCTGTGCGGGAGGCTTCCCTTCTTACGGAACCTGGAGAAGTTGTTCTCCTGTCTCCTGCCTGTGCCAGCTGGGATATGTTTACATCCTATGAGGAGCGCGGGCGTATTTTTAAAGAGGCGGTGCATAACCTTTAA
- the mraY gene encoding phospho-N-acetylmuramoyl-pentapeptide-transferase, with the protein MDYQLLLLTSAVSFILAVIAAPLFIPLLRRMKFGQQVRDDGPQSHLKKAGTPTMGGIIIMVAFTLSFLKFSVVNSDFYVLLVATLGYGLIGFLDDYIKIAFKRSLGLTARQKLAGQLLVGIVLSVLLINAGHNTGISIPGTDISFDWGAWFYYPFIIIMMMAVTNAVNFTDGVDGLLSGVSAIALAAFAVIAMQATSIAAGVCAAAMIGAVLGFLVFNAHPAKVFMGDFGSFGIGGAIGAIAIVTKSELLFVVIGGVFVIEMLSVVLQVASFKTRGKRIFRMSPIHHHFELGGWSEWRVVTTFWAVGLVLAAVGLILSKGL; encoded by the coding sequence ATGGATTATCAACTTCTGCTGCTGACTAGTGCTGTATCCTTTATCCTTGCGGTCATTGCCGCTCCGCTATTCATTCCGCTGCTGCGCAGAATGAAATTCGGGCAGCAGGTACGGGACGACGGACCGCAATCCCACTTGAAAAAAGCGGGAACGCCGACTATGGGCGGTATTATTATCATGGTGGCGTTTACGCTGTCCTTTTTGAAATTTTCTGTAGTAAATTCGGATTTTTATGTTCTTTTGGTGGCTACGCTCGGCTACGGGCTGATCGGGTTCCTGGATGACTATATTAAAATTGCCTTTAAGCGTTCGCTGGGGCTTACAGCACGCCAAAAGCTGGCCGGCCAGCTTCTGGTAGGCATCGTACTGAGCGTGCTGCTGATCAATGCCGGTCATAATACCGGAATCAGCATTCCCGGCACCGATATCAGCTTTGACTGGGGCGCCTGGTTCTACTATCCGTTCATTATCATCATGATGATGGCAGTCACCAATGCGGTAAACTTTACGGACGGTGTTGACGGACTCTTGTCCGGGGTCAGTGCTATTGCACTTGCCGCTTTTGCCGTTATTGCCATGCAGGCAACCTCGATTGCCGCAGGTGTCTGCGCCGCAGCGATGATTGGTGCCGTACTCGGCTTTCTCGTATTCAATGCCCACCCGGCTAAAGTGTTCATGGGCGACTTCGGTTCCTTCGGGATTGGCGGCGCTATCGGAGCCATTGCCATTGTTACCAAAAGTGAGCTGCTTTTCGTCGTTATCGGCGGCGTGTTTGTAATCGAGATGTTGTCGGTTGTGCTGCAGGTAGCGTCTTTTAAAACCCGCGGCAAGCGTATCTTCCGCATGAGCCCGATTCATCACCACTTTGAACTGGGCGGCTGGTCGGAATGGCGGGTTGTCACTACCTTTTGGGCGGTAGGTCTGGTACTGGCTGCTGTAGGACTAATCTTGAGCAAGGGGTTGTAA
- the murF gene encoding UDP-N-acetylmuramoyl-tripeptide--D-alanyl-D-alanine ligase, translating to MITRTLQKIADMCGGATGSAADPDLEIAGVVTDSRKITSGCLFVPLTGDNFDGHDYSAAALTAGAAATLWQRDKGVAPEGAVILVDDTLTALQTLAAAYLSETGCQVVAITGSNGKTTTKDMVTSLLEGQYKVHKTQGNFNNHIGLPLTVLSMSEDAEIAVLEMGMSARGEIALLASLAAPDVAVITNIGESHLLQLGSRKEIARAKLEIAEGLKPGGLLIYNGDEPLLAEVMAESAFRAPEGMQTLRFGFTAGNDSYPTGMMTHIGGMTFTTAYLNEERAFTLPLPGRHNVSNALAAFAVARHYGITEANIEEGLKRLKLTGMRIEVMLTASGLTLLNDAYNASPTSMKAAIDVLQSMKTAGKRIAVLGDMLELGPEEADFHREIGEYLDPALTDLVFAYGPLSALLAEAAVKQFGPERVFAFTDKAELSAALNSKAAVKDIVLFKASRGMRLEETLNSLNDYFKQT from the coding sequence TTGATTACAAGAACGCTGCAAAAAATCGCTGACATGTGCGGAGGAGCAACGGGTTCCGCTGCAGATCCGGATTTGGAAATAGCAGGAGTCGTTACTGACTCCCGCAAAATTACATCAGGCTGTCTGTTTGTTCCCCTTACCGGGGACAATTTTGACGGTCATGATTACAGTGCGGCAGCACTAACTGCCGGGGCTGCGGCTACGCTGTGGCAACGGGATAAAGGTGTTGCACCGGAGGGCGCCGTTATTCTGGTTGACGATACCCTTACTGCACTGCAGACGCTGGCTGCTGCTTATTTAAGCGAAACAGGCTGTCAGGTTGTGGCTATAACGGGCAGTAACGGCAAAACGACAACCAAGGATATGGTTACTTCCCTGCTGGAAGGCCAATATAAGGTTCATAAAACCCAGGGGAATTTCAACAATCATATCGGGCTGCCGCTGACGGTGCTCTCCATGAGCGAGGATGCAGAGATTGCCGTACTGGAGATGGGGATGAGCGCGCGGGGGGAAATCGCCCTGCTGGCTTCGCTGGCTGCTCCTGATGTTGCGGTCATTACAAATATAGGTGAATCGCATCTGCTGCAGCTCGGCTCCCGTAAGGAGATTGCCCGGGCCAAGCTGGAAATTGCTGAAGGGCTGAAGCCTGGCGGCCTGCTTATTTATAATGGGGATGAGCCGCTTCTTGCCGAAGTGATGGCCGAGTCTGCCTTCCGTGCGCCGGAAGGGATGCAAACCCTCCGTTTCGGATTCACTGCCGGTAACGATTCTTATCCTACAGGGATGATGACGCATATCGGCGGAATGACGTTTACAACTGCCTACCTGAATGAGGAGCGTGCTTTTACACTGCCGCTTCCGGGCCGTCACAATGTCAGTAATGCACTGGCCGCATTTGCGGTTGCCCGTCATTACGGCATTACCGAGGCGAACATTGAGGAAGGGCTGAAACGGCTCAAGCTGACCGGTATGCGGATCGAAGTGATGCTGACCGCCTCGGGACTGACACTGCTGAATGATGCCTATAACGCCAGTCCGACCTCGATGAAGGCGGCTATTGATGTGCTTCAGTCTATGAAAACAGCCGGCAAACGGATCGCTGTGCTGGGGGACATGCTGGAACTTGGTCCGGAGGAAGCTGATTTTCACCGGGAAATCGGCGAGTATCTGGATCCGGCTTTGACGGATCTGGTCTTTGCCTATGGACCGCTCTCAGCCCTCCTGGCAGAAGCTGCAGTCAAGCAATTTGGGCCTGAGCGGGTGTTTGCCTTTACCGACAAGGCAGAGCTGTCAGCTGCCCTGAACAGCAAAGCCGCCGTTAAAGATATCGTGCTGTTCAAAGCATCCAGAGGCATGCGTCTGGAGGAAACACTGAACAGTCTTAATGATTATTTTAAACAGACATAA
- a CDS encoding UDP-N-acetylmuramoyl-L-alanyl-D-glutamate--2,6-diaminopimelate ligase, whose amino-acid sequence MKLKELSSCLAASRLHGDGETEIANLQADSRKVKPGDLFICLPGFTVDGHDYAPQAAAGGAAALVVERKLDLDLPQLIVDDCRFAMSVLGNAFFGSPSSRMKMIGVTGTNGKTTTTYLIERIMSDHGLKTGLIGTIQLQYDGQIYPASGTTQESLELQRTLNDMALKGVECCVMEVSSHALEQGRVKGTDYRTAIFTNLTQDHLDYHHTMEEYRAAKGLFFSRLGNVISPWKEERKYAVLNADDEASVYFAAQTAAEVITYGIDNSANVRASQISITSKGTFFHVETFKGEADISLRMVGKFNVYNALAAITAAMLEDIPLEEIKASLESVAGVAGRVESVDAGQDFAVIVDYAHTPDGLENVLKAVCEFAGGRVLTVFGCGGDRDKTKRPLMGKIAAKYSDHVFVTSDNPRTEDPLLILQDIEAGLREDGVLQEKYEMIPDRREAIRNAIEMASPGDVVLIAGKGHETYQLIGGVVHDFDDRLVAKEVIRGRSY is encoded by the coding sequence ATGAAATTGAAAGAATTATCTTCCTGTCTTGCGGCATCGCGCTTGCACGGGGACGGGGAAACTGAAATTGCGAATCTTCAGGCAGATTCCCGGAAGGTAAAGCCCGGGGATTTGTTTATCTGCCTGCCTGGTTTTACGGTAGACGGCCACGATTATGCACCGCAGGCGGCAGCCGGCGGTGCAGCAGCATTGGTTGTTGAACGCAAGCTGGATCTGGACCTGCCGCAGCTGATCGTCGATGACTGCCGGTTTGCTATGTCCGTGCTCGGGAATGCCTTCTTCGGGTCGCCAAGCAGCCGGATGAAAATGATCGGTGTGACCGGAACAAACGGCAAAACAACCACCACCTATCTGATTGAGCGGATTATGTCTGATCACGGGCTGAAAACCGGGCTGATCGGCACGATCCAGCTGCAATATGACGGCCAGATCTATCCGGCCTCCGGCACGACGCAGGAGTCGCTTGAGCTGCAGCGTACCCTGAACGATATGGCGCTGAAAGGTGTGGAATGCTGTGTAATGGAAGTATCCTCCCATGCGCTTGAGCAGGGACGGGTAAAGGGCACGGATTACCGCACAGCAATTTTTACAAATTTAACCCAGGATCATCTGGATTATCATCATACGATGGAGGAGTATCGTGCGGCCAAAGGGCTGTTCTTCTCGCGTCTGGGCAACGTGATTTCACCCTGGAAGGAAGAACGCAAATATGCAGTGCTGAATGCCGATGATGAGGCGAGTGTTTATTTTGCCGCACAGACTGCAGCAGAAGTGATTACATACGGCATTGACAACAGCGCCAACGTGAGGGCATCGCAAATTTCGATTACGTCAAAAGGAACCTTTTTCCATGTAGAGACGTTTAAGGGAGAAGCAGACATTTCGCTGCGTATGGTCGGCAAATTCAATGTGTACAATGCGCTGGCTGCCATAACTGCTGCAATGCTCGAAGATATACCGCTGGAGGAGATCAAAGCATCTCTGGAGTCGGTGGCAGGAGTGGCCGGACGGGTAGAGTCGGTTGACGCAGGTCAGGATTTCGCAGTCATTGTGGACTACGCTCATACACCGGATGGACTGGAGAATGTACTGAAAGCCGTTTGCGAGTTCGCCGGCGGCAGGGTGCTGACTGTGTTCGGATGCGGCGGGGACCGGGATAAGACGAAACGCCCGCTTATGGGCAAAATTGCTGCAAAATACAGCGATCATGTGTTTGTCACTTCAGATAACCCGCGGACAGAGGATCCGCTGCTGATTCTGCAGGATATTGAAGCCGGCCTCAGGGAAGACGGGGTTCTGCAGGAGAAGTATGAGATGATTCCGGACCGCCGCGAGGCAATCAGAAATGCTATTGAAATGGCAAGCCCCGGCGATGTAGTATTGATTGCGGGGAAAGGTCATGAGACCTACCAGCTGATCGGCGGAGTGGTTCATGATTTCGATGACCGCCTTGTCGCTAAAGAAGTTATAAGGGGCCGAAGCTATTGA